Part of the Terriglobales bacterium genome is shown below.
CCGAGCAGCAGACCTTCATCCTCGCCAACCTGGCGAATCCCGCGATCAATAACTACATCGCCGCGCTCGGGGCCGCTTCCGGAATGGCGGTCAACGGACAGTGGCCGGCCGCGCTCGATGGCCTGTTCGGTCTGCCCGCCGGCTATAACGGCTTCTTCAGCATCTGCAATCCCCTGACCCCCGGCTTCCCCGTGTGCGCGCCCGTGCCTACCGATTACGTTCCCCTGGCGAATACCACAGGGAACTACCCGGTGAAGGAGGAGACGAGTCTCATCGCCCTACGCCTCGACCACCGTTTCACCGACAGGAACTCGGCCATGGTGCGGGTGAACGTGAGCCCCAGCACCATCAAGGGTATTGGCGTCCAGGGCCAGAACCAGAACTTCGGCCAGAACGCCTACTCGCGTACCGCCATCCAGCAGTACCGTGACTTCGCCCTCACCGCGCAGGACACCGCGACCCTGGGGAACAACAAGATCAATGAAGCCCGCTTCCAGTTTGCCCGCCGCGGCCTGCTGTTCAACTACAACACCGACACGCCGGACGGCGCCAAGGTCGCGGTCAACATCCCGGGCTACGCATTCTTCGGTCGCGAACCGTACTCCTATACCCGCCGTGAAGAACTGCGTTACCAGTGGACCGACAATTTCACTTGGACCAAGGGTTCGCATGTCATCAAGTTCGGCGCTGATGTGAACCACCTGCCGCTCACCGCCGACTTCACCGTCAACTTCGGCGGCGTGTATGACTTCGGCTCCGTTTCTTCGCAATTCCTGTCCGCGGGTTTCGCCGGCTTCCCGGCGTTCTCGCCGGTGCAGGCATATGGCCTGGGCCTGCCCCAGGACAGCATTCAGGGCGTGGGCGATCCCAAAGACCAGTTCCAGAACAACACCCTCGGGCTCTTCCTGCAGGACTCGTGGCGCATCTCGCCCGGCCTGACCCTGAACTATGGCGTTCGCTATGACGTGGAATTCACGCCCACGTTCGCGCCGCGGAACGCCGCCGTGACCCTGCCCGCCCAGACCTTCCTGAACACCATCGAAGGCATCCCGCACGACACGAACAATATCGCGCCCCGCATCGGGCTGGCCTGGGATCCGTGGAAGAATGGCAAGACCGTCATCCGCGCCTCCTACGGCATGTTCTACGATCACCCGCTGCTCGGCATCGCCTTCATCTCCGACGTCGCCGACGGCACGCAGGCTCCGCAGTTGGGTTTCGCGCTGCAAAGACCCGGGACCGATTGCGCAGCCCTCAATGCCCCCAGCATCTTCATGGGCATCCTCGGGATCGGGGTGGGCGGGTGCCCTGGCTTCGGCTATCTGCCCAACCAGCAGCGCTTCGATTCCACGACCCCTGACGGGGCCCCCATCTTCATCAACCAGAACTATCTCGCGCTGCCGTCGCCGGCCACCCCGACGCCGCTCAGTGTGTTGCCCTTCGGCTATGCCGAAGATCGCAACTTCCAGTACGCGGTCGCTCACCAGGCGAGCTTAGGCGTCGAGCGCGACCTCGGACACGACTTCGCCCTGGCCGTCACCTACAATTTCAACGGCGGACGCCACCTATACCACCCGGTGGACGCCAACCCGGTGAACTCGGAAGCGCTGATCATCAACTGGCGGCGCGCGTTGCAGGCGGGTGATCCCAGCGCCATGCTGGGCAATCCCAACGCGGTCGGTGCACTCCCGGGCACCGGATGCGGCTTTGCCGGCCCTGGCCTCACCAATCCTTACGTCCCCGCCGCAGTGGTCAGCTTCTTCCGTCCGTCGGGCCTGAACCCGTCGCTGGCGCCCTATGTGCCGGCACCATGCATGCTCGGACCGATCGCGGCCGCGGCTGCAGAATTTAATCTCAACACCACCACCACCGTGCCCTACGCCGACATTTACGCGCAGAAGTCCAACGGCAGTTCGGTGTACCACGGCCTCACGGTCAACCTGAAGAAGCGCTTCAGCGGCCACTATGAATTCCTGGCCTCGTACACCTGGTCGCATGCCATCGACGACTCGGTGGACCTGCAGTCCCCATTGCAGCCGCAGGACGCGCGCGATCCGGCCGCCGACCGCTCCATCTCGCTGTTCGACCAGCGTCACCGCTTCGTCTTCAGCGGCGTCTACCAGAGCGGCCGCCTGTCGGGTGAAGGCTTCGTCCACAAGTTCTTCAGCGACTGGACGGTGGCCCCCATCATCGAGGTCGGCTCCGGCCGCCCCTTCAACATCATCACCGCGGTGGACAGCAACTTCGACCTGCAGTCGAAGACCGACCGGCCGATGATCGTGACCACGGGGACGGCGGCCAATCCGGTCTGCCAGAACACGCCCGTGGATTCTCCGTATCTGCCGTCCGGCTTCCAACTCCAGGCGCCCTGCTTCGCCAACCTCACCGAGGCGGCGATCCTGGGCGGCATCCTGCCGCCGGCGGCCGAA
Proteins encoded:
- a CDS encoding TonB-dependent receptor; translation: MKRAVLFVSLALLLLFTSQALAQATADLHVTVKDPKAAAVTNATVTVSDPARGIERKVTNNESGQYLVLQLPPGTYTVTIEAPGFAKTTAVGVNITVGQVAELPVALKIAERTEAIEVNAQTEQIETQRSSVATTIDQQRIDNLPINGRNYVNFAQTNSQVLRDTTPSIGIAPTSGLNIGGQRARSNLVNVDGADAVDNSVNGIRSTVSQEAVQEFQVLTNGYAAEYGRAAGGVVNIITRSGTNQTHGDVFGYLRNRNIQAVNPFSNVPDPAYTRVQAGATLGGPIKKDKTYYFFSYETTRRRETGFSDIGHDGFGLVQLAPAFGDIMVTPEQQTFILANLANPAINNYIAALGAASGMAVNGQWPAALDGLFGLPAGYNGFFSICNPLTPGFPVCAPVPTDYVPLANTTGNYPVKEETSLIALRLDHRFTDRNSAMVRVNVSPSTIKGIGVQGQNQNFGQNAYSRTAIQQYRDFALTAQDTATLGNNKINEARFQFARRGLLFNYNTDTPDGAKVAVNIPGYAFFGREPYSYTRREELRYQWTDNFTWTKGSHVIKFGADVNHLPLTADFTVNFGGVYDFGSVSSQFLSAGFAGFPAFSPVQAYGLGLPQDSIQGVGDPKDQFQNNTLGLFLQDSWRISPGLTLNYGVRYDVEFTPTFAPRNAAVTLPAQTFLNTIEGIPHDTNNIAPRIGLAWDPWKNGKTVIRASYGMFYDHPLLGIAFISDVADGTQAPQLGFALQRPGTDCAALNAPSIFMGILGIGVGGCPGFGYLPNQQRFDSTTPDGAPIFINQNYLALPSPATPTPLSVLPFGYAEDRNFQYAVAHQASLGVERDLGHDFALAVTYNFNGGRHLYHPVDANPVNSEALIINWRRALQAGDPSAMLGNPNAVGALPGTGCGFAGPGLTNPYVPAAVVSFFRPSGLNPSLAPYVPAPCMLGPIAAAAAEFNLNTTTTVPYADIYAQKSNGSSVYHGLTVNLKKRFSGHYEFLASYTWSHAIDDSVDLQSPLQPQDARDPAADRSISLFDQRHRFVFSGVYQSGRLSGEGFVHKFFSDWTVAPIIEVGSGRPFNIITAVDSNFDLQSKTDRPMIVTTGTAANPVCQNTPVDSPYLPSGFQLQAPCFANLTEAAILGGILPPAAEDLTAPLPPLVGNLPRNFGIRPYTLFTDLRIAKRIRITERVGLDAMVDMFNLINKYNVADVNPLYNAPAGSPSAAFDPRQFQFGLKLTF